From Mobula birostris isolate sMobBir1 chromosome 8, sMobBir1.hap1, whole genome shotgun sequence, the proteins below share one genomic window:
- the LOC140201982 gene encoding zinc finger C2HC domain-containing protein 1B-like encodes MTDRCCRIEQGLTLVACKICGRSFEADSLARHEPICSKVNNKRKQVFNSYKQRAQGMELGSVKGSLVGKNFAPPVSRWREQHEDFINTVRTARLSTDALKKGLPLPPPPPPSINPDYIECPYCNRRFNETAAERHINFCKSNVNRKVVARQTIQSPSTSQAKTPSPTLQVRMASKPTAGTSRAAPASSSSQQTARGPPARTRPSAYSPSSATASQKAAGSPSKGRLTAAAQAVMGIREDDASTSRRHDALRTDGKGQPSAQ; translated from the exons GATAGAGCAGGGCCTGACCCTCGTGGCGTGCAAAATCTGCGGGCGAAGTTTTGAGGCCGACAGTTTG GCGAGACATGAACCGATCTGCAGCAAAGTCAACAACAAGAGGAAACAGGTGTTCAACTCGTACAAGCAAAGAGCTCAGGGGATGGAGCTCGGCTCAGTAAAAGGATCGTTAGTTGGGAAG AACTTCGCACCCCCAGTCTCGCGCTGGAGAGAGCAACACGAGGACTTCATCAACACTGTCAGAACTGCCCGGCTGAGCACCGACGCCCTGAAGAAGGggctcccccttccccctccaccgCCCCCCAGCATTAACCCAG ACTACATCGAATGTCCCTATTGCAACAGGCGCTTCAATGAGACCGCTGCTGAGCGTCATATTAACTTCTGCAAGAGCAACGTTAACCGTAAGGTGGTGGCCAGGCAGACGATTCAGTCCCCGTCTACTTCCCAGGCCAAAACCCCGTCTCCCACCCTGCAGGTGCGAATGGCTTCGAAGCCGACGGCGGGCACCAGCAGGGCTGCGCCTGCATCATCATCCTCGCAGCAGACCGCCCGGGGCCCCCCTGCTCGCACCAGACCATCTGCATACTCACCATCATCAGCGACGGCATCGCAAAAG GCAGCTGGGTCTCCGTCAAAGGGTAGGCTGACCGCTGCAGCCCAAGCCGTCATGGGCATCAGAGAAG ATGATGCGTCCACCAGCCGACGGCACGACGCACTGAGAACGGACGGCAAGGGTCAACCTTCAGCGCAGTAG